The following are encoded in a window of Candidatus Palauibacter scopulicola genomic DNA:
- a CDS encoding potassium channel protein: protein MRRRGLTRRLFDFSRFEGRLFGAVLFTVSLTLIGTTGFALMPQYDLSDAFFMTVITVSAVGYGEIRALTDGGRIFASLMIAGGIITLAIWFALITATLLEMNLTQSFKRRRTMKRIDRRRDHVILCGAGRTGLAALNRLVTRGTPYVAIERDPAQIEEVRRIDADALVIEGDATDDDALVAAGIERARGLIASLSADTDNAFVCLAARELNPDLTIVGRARSEDAVSKLRKAGADRVVTPNSTGGIQMASLVLRPDLTLFVDFDTPGDAGGMGLLLEQVSVRESSEVAGLTLAEAEIHARTGLLVVAIRRGSGAGGDAEGFVYNPGPEVKVRAGDDLVVLGPPSSFDELRDFLS from the coding sequence ATGAGGCGGAGGGGCCTCACGCGGCGCCTGTTCGATTTCAGCCGGTTCGAAGGCCGCCTCTTCGGGGCCGTCCTCTTCACCGTGAGCCTCACGCTCATCGGAACGACCGGCTTCGCCCTCATGCCCCAGTACGACCTGTCCGACGCATTCTTCATGACCGTGATCACGGTCTCGGCGGTCGGGTACGGCGAAATCCGGGCGCTCACGGATGGCGGCCGCATCTTCGCGAGTCTCATGATCGCGGGCGGCATCATCACGCTCGCGATCTGGTTCGCCCTCATCACCGCCACCCTCCTCGAGATGAACCTGACCCAGTCCTTCAAGAGGCGAAGAACGATGAAGAGGATCGACCGCCGCAGGGACCATGTGATCCTGTGCGGGGCGGGCCGCACCGGCCTGGCCGCGCTGAACCGGCTCGTCACGCGCGGGACCCCCTACGTCGCGATCGAACGCGACCCCGCGCAGATCGAGGAGGTACGCCGGATCGACGCCGACGCGCTGGTCATCGAGGGGGATGCGACCGATGACGACGCCCTCGTTGCGGCGGGGATCGAGCGGGCGCGCGGGCTCATCGCCTCGCTGAGCGCGGACACCGACAACGCGTTCGTGTGTCTGGCGGCGCGCGAACTGAACCCGGATCTCACGATCGTGGGGCGGGCGCGCTCCGAGGACGCGGTGAGCAAGCTCAGGAAAGCCGGCGCCGACCGCGTCGTCACCCCGAACTCGACCGGCGGCATCCAGATGGCCTCGCTCGTCCTGCGACCCGACCTCACGCTCTTCGTCGACTTCGACACCCCCGGCGACGCCGGCGGCATGGGACTCCTTCTGGAGCAGGTGTCCGTGCGCGAGTCGTCCGAGGTCGCCGGACTCACCCTGGCCGAGGCGGAGATCCACGCCAGAACGGGCCTGCTCGTCGTCGCGATCCGGCGCGGAAGCGGAGCGGGCGGCGACGCCGAGGGCTTCGTCTACAACCCGGGCCCGGAGGTGAAGGTGCGAGCCGGCGACGATCTCGTGGTGCTCGGACCTCCGTCAAGCTTCGACGAACTGCGCGATTTCCTGAGCTGA
- a CDS encoding sodium:solute symporter family protein, which yields MDLLTIAVFGYPLILIGIGVWRSRQIKSHADFMVAGRNVPVALLVGTLICTWIGSGSLFGGAGLAYRTGIAELWFSFGAWVGLLVAFYLAPRVRSIAKYTVPDLLEQRYNAAARILGTVAIILAYVTIAAYQFRGGGWILSIVTDGAISPTTGMIITCVTIVAFTALAGMVSIVSVDLLNGIIITLGIVIGLPYLVFSNGGVGEIAAALPEQHLTILGGHNVLWVIGVAMPTFLLILGESGMYQKFFSAKDAGSAKKAVVGMFLGVVFIETTLALIAIVGRAVFPELADPEQVSLVGRAASETIILHIAANGLPIVGGAILLAAAVAIVLSTGNTFLLVPSTNVSRDLYERFVDPDASEGRKLALQRLCVVLFGGLGLVLLTQFDTVLAMALYAYSLVGASLTPALLAAFLWRRVTPQGGVACIAGGLGSIVGIALLSRFGVDFTATIGGTAFDFASSDYIVIPGVLISLGLLIVVSLLTPPSPEEKWRPFFQENPEKL from the coding sequence ATGGACCTGCTGACGATCGCCGTCTTCGGCTACCCGCTCATCCTCATCGGGATCGGCGTGTGGCGCTCCCGGCAGATCAAGAGTCACGCGGACTTCATGGTGGCGGGCCGGAACGTGCCGGTGGCGCTCCTCGTGGGGACGCTCATCTGCACCTGGATCGGCTCGGGGTCGCTCTTCGGCGGGGCCGGGCTGGCCTACCGCACGGGGATCGCGGAGCTGTGGTTCTCCTTCGGCGCCTGGGTCGGGCTCCTCGTCGCCTTCTACCTGGCGCCCCGCGTGCGCTCGATCGCGAAGTACACCGTCCCGGACCTGCTCGAACAGCGCTACAACGCGGCGGCGCGTATCCTCGGCACGGTCGCGATCATCCTCGCCTACGTCACGATCGCCGCCTACCAGTTCCGGGGCGGCGGCTGGATCCTGAGCATCGTCACCGACGGCGCGATCTCGCCCACGACCGGGATGATCATCACCTGCGTCACGATCGTGGCGTTCACGGCGCTCGCCGGGATGGTGTCCATCGTCTCCGTCGATCTCCTGAACGGGATCATCATCACCCTCGGCATCGTCATCGGCCTCCCCTATCTCGTGTTCTCGAACGGCGGGGTCGGGGAGATCGCGGCCGCACTGCCGGAGCAGCATCTCACGATCCTCGGGGGACACAACGTGCTCTGGGTCATCGGCGTCGCGATGCCCACCTTCCTGCTCATCCTCGGCGAGAGCGGGATGTACCAGAAGTTCTTCTCGGCAAAGGACGCCGGGTCGGCCAAGAAGGCCGTGGTCGGCATGTTCCTCGGGGTCGTCTTCATCGAGACGACGCTGGCGCTGATCGCGATCGTGGGCCGGGCGGTCTTCCCGGAACTCGCGGACCCGGAGCAGGTGTCTCTGGTCGGCCGCGCCGCGTCGGAGACGATCATCCTTCACATCGCCGCCAACGGGCTGCCGATCGTCGGGGGCGCGATTCTCCTCGCCGCGGCGGTCGCGATCGTGCTCTCGACGGGCAACACCTTCCTGCTCGTGCCCTCGACGAACGTGAGCCGGGACCTCTACGAACGCTTCGTGGATCCGGACGCGAGCGAAGGGCGGAAGCTGGCGCTGCAGCGCCTGTGCGTCGTCCTGTTCGGCGGGCTGGGGCTCGTGCTGCTGACGCAGTTCGACACCGTGCTCGCGATGGCGCTCTACGCGTATTCCCTCGTCGGGGCGAGTCTCACGCCTGCGCTCCTCGCCGCCTTCCTGTGGCGCCGCGTGACGCCGCAGGGTGGCGTGGCGTGTATCGCGGGTGGACTCGGAAGCATCGTGGGGATCGCGCTCCTGTCGCGGTTCGGTGTGGACTTCACCGCCACGATCGGGGGGACCGCGTTCGACTTCGCTTCCAGCGACTACATCGTGATCCCCGGCGTCCTCATCTCGCTCGGACTCCTGATCGTCGTGAGCCTCCTCACGCCGCCCTCGCCCGAGGAGAAGTGGCGGCCCTTCTTCCAGGAGAATCCCGAGAAGCTCTGA